In Oscillatoria acuminata PCC 6304, a single window of DNA contains:
- a CDS encoding quinone-dependent dihydroorotate dehydrogenase: protein MNIYKTLLRPLIFSGVQPDPEWWHHQTMQVMEWLNQNRDRATISTILSQLNRSSTVVDTRLEQTLWNIKFPNPIGLAAGFDKNGTVGGSWSNLGFGFAELGTVTFHAQPGNPRPRMFRLPQDLAAINRMGFNNNGAESLANRLTADKDKGQVTSENPIIGINLGKSKITPLEEAPGDYLGSFRLLKELGDYFVVNVSSPNTPGLRSLQEGKQLAEILDALQQENQGVKPILVKIAPDLEWEAISEAITVAQTYQLAGMIATNTTIRRDGLKTQTINLTGNPVTEEAGGLSGAPLRGRSTEIIRYIHQQTQGQMLIIGTGGIFTAEDAWEKITAGACLLEIYTGLIYEGPWMVRRILAGLVQKLEENGLANIAEAVGKS from the coding sequence TTGAATATTTATAAAACGCTACTACGTCCTCTAATTTTTTCCGGGGTGCAACCGGACCCGGAGTGGTGGCATCATCAAACGATGCAGGTGATGGAGTGGTTGAATCAGAATCGCGATCGCGCCACGATTAGCACGATTTTGTCCCAATTAAATCGCAGTTCTACAGTTGTTGATACCCGGTTAGAACAAACTCTCTGGAACATCAAATTTCCCAATCCCATTGGATTAGCAGCAGGATTTGATAAGAATGGGACGGTAGGGGGAAGTTGGTCTAATTTAGGGTTTGGGTTTGCTGAACTCGGGACGGTGACGTTTCATGCTCAACCGGGTAATCCTCGTCCCCGAATGTTTCGGTTACCCCAGGATTTAGCGGCTATTAATCGCATGGGGTTTAATAATAATGGTGCAGAATCTTTAGCAAACCGCCTGACTGCGGATAAAGATAAGGGACAAGTTACTTCGGAAAACCCGATTATTGGGATTAATTTAGGCAAGTCAAAAATCACTCCATTAGAAGAAGCACCGGGGGATTATTTAGGCAGTTTTCGGCTGTTGAAAGAGTTGGGGGATTATTTTGTGGTGAATGTTTCCTCACCGAATACTCCGGGATTGCGATCGCTGCAAGAAGGAAAGCAACTCGCCGAAATTTTAGATGCCTTGCAACAGGAGAATCAAGGGGTTAAACCGATATTAGTCAAAATTGCCCCAGATTTGGAATGGGAAGCGATTTCTGAGGCGATAACTGTGGCTCAAACCTATCAACTGGCGGGGATGATTGCCACCAATACGACCATTCGCCGGGATGGATTAAAAACCCAAACGATTAATTTAACGGGAAATCCGGTTACGGAAGAAGCGGGAGGATTGAGTGGTGCACCATTAAGAGGGCGATCGACTGAAATTATCCGCTATATTCATCAACAAACCCAAGGACAAATGCTAATCATTGGAACTGGGGGAATTTTCACTGCTGAAGATGCCTGGGAAAAGATAACGGCAGGTGCTTGTTTGTTAGAAATTTACACAGGTTTAATTTACGAAGGACCCTGGATGGTCCGGCGCATTTTAGCAGGATTGGTGCAGAAGTTAGAGGAGAATGGATTGGCAAATATTGCCGAAGCAGTTGGAAAGAGTTAG
- the secA gene encoding preprotein translocase subunit SecA, producing the protein MLKNLLGDPNARKLKKYQPTVVDINLLEEEIQALDDEQLTAKTAEFKELLSKAKTIAQEKEILDDILPEAFAVVREAARRVLGMRHFDVQLLGGTILHEGQIAEMKTGEGKTLVSTLPAYLNALNGKGVHAVTVNDYLARRDAEWMGQVHRFLGLSVGLIQQGMSPTERKKNYACDITYCTNSELGFDYLRDNMATSMAEVVQRPFNYCIIDEVDSVLVDEARTPLIISGQIERPTEKYTRATEIAMALNAEEHYEVDEKARNILLTDEGFAQAEELLGVTDLYDPADPWAHYIFNAIKAKELFIKDVNYIVRQDEVVIVDEFTGRVMPGRRWSDGLHQAIEAKERVEIQPETQTLATITYQNFFLLYPKLAGMTGTAKTEEAEFERIYNLQVTVIPTNRSLQRRDMSDVVYKSEEGKWKSIAQECAEMHQEGRPVLVGTTSVEKSEVLSRLLNQLEVPHNLLNAKPENVERESEIVAQAGRKGAVTIATNMAGRGTDIILGGNAEYMARLKVREYLLPRIVRPEEEGDINAPKVAGLDTRNKPEGFAATSEKKVKTWKVSPQIFPTQLSRETEQQLKEAVEFAVQQYGERKLAELEAEDKVAVASEKAPTEDPAIQKLRDIYNRIREEYETFTSSEHQEVIQLGGLHVIGTERHESRRIDNQLRGRAGRQGDPGSTKFFLSLQDNLLRIFGGQRVESMMNMFRVEEDMPIESKMLTRSLEGAQKKVETYYYDIRKQVFEYDEVMNNQRRAIYAERRRVLEGLDLKEQVIKYAEQTMDDIVEAYVNPDLPSEEWQLDQMVDKVKEFVYLLADLEPSQLEDLSIDEIKTFLQEQIRIAYDLKEAQVDRIQPGLMRQAERFFILQQIDTLWREHLQQMDALRESVGLRSYGQKDPLLEYKSEGYELFLDMMTAIRRNVVYSLFQFQPQMQQAQAAVAER; encoded by the coding sequence ATGCTTAAAAATCTGCTAGGCGACCCCAACGCACGCAAGTTAAAAAAATATCAACCTACCGTCGTTGATATCAATCTCCTTGAAGAAGAAATCCAGGCCCTCGACGATGAACAACTAACGGCTAAGACAGCAGAATTCAAAGAACTGCTCTCTAAAGCCAAAACCATCGCCCAAGAAAAAGAAATTCTGGATGACATCCTCCCCGAAGCCTTTGCGGTGGTCCGAGAAGCCGCTAGGCGAGTTTTGGGGATGAGACATTTTGATGTGCAGTTGCTTGGGGGGACCATCCTGCACGAAGGGCAGATTGCCGAAATGAAAACCGGGGAAGGAAAAACCCTCGTTTCCACTTTACCGGCTTACTTAAATGCATTAAATGGCAAAGGCGTCCATGCCGTCACCGTTAACGACTATCTCGCCCGACGGGATGCGGAATGGATGGGACAAGTCCATCGGTTCCTCGGGTTATCGGTGGGACTGATTCAACAGGGAATGTCCCCCACGGAACGCAAGAAAAACTACGCCTGCGATATCACCTACTGCACGAACTCTGAACTGGGGTTCGACTATCTGCGGGATAACATGGCAACTTCGATGGCAGAGGTGGTGCAACGGCCCTTCAATTACTGCATCATCGATGAAGTGGATTCGGTGCTCGTTGACGAAGCGCGGACCCCTTTGATTATTTCCGGGCAGATTGAACGCCCCACTGAGAAATACACCCGCGCCACGGAAATTGCGATGGCGTTGAATGCTGAGGAGCATTATGAGGTAGATGAAAAAGCTCGGAATATCCTGCTGACCGATGAAGGGTTTGCCCAAGCAGAGGAATTGCTGGGGGTGACGGACCTTTATGACCCGGCGGATCCTTGGGCGCATTATATTTTTAATGCGATTAAAGCCAAGGAACTGTTTATCAAGGATGTGAACTATATCGTCCGACAGGATGAAGTGGTGATTGTGGATGAGTTTACCGGACGGGTGATGCCCGGACGGCGCTGGAGTGATGGATTACACCAGGCGATCGAGGCAAAGGAACGAGTGGAAATCCAACCGGAAACTCAAACCTTGGCGACCATTACCTATCAAAACTTTTTCCTGTTGTATCCTAAGTTAGCTGGGATGACCGGAACCGCCAAAACAGAAGAAGCCGAATTTGAGCGAATTTATAACCTCCAAGTGACCGTGATTCCCACGAATCGCTCCCTCCAACGTCGAGATATGTCCGACGTGGTGTATAAAAGTGAGGAAGGGAAATGGAAATCCATCGCCCAAGAATGTGCGGAAATGCACCAAGAGGGACGCCCGGTATTGGTGGGAACCACCAGCGTAGAAAAATCCGAAGTGCTCAGCCGCCTGCTGAATCAACTGGAAGTTCCTCACAACCTGCTCAACGCCAAACCGGAAAACGTCGAACGGGAATCAGAAATTGTCGCTCAAGCGGGTCGCAAAGGGGCCGTGACCATCGCCACCAACATGGCGGGTCGCGGAACCGATATCATTCTTGGGGGGAATGCCGAATATATGGCCCGCCTGAAAGTGCGGGAATACCTGCTACCTCGGATTGTGCGACCAGAGGAAGAAGGGGATATAAATGCGCCTAAAGTGGCTGGGCTCGATACCCGCAATAAACCGGAAGGGTTTGCGGCAACTTCTGAGAAGAAAGTCAAAACTTGGAAAGTCTCCCCACAAATTTTCCCCACCCAACTTTCGCGGGAAACGGAACAGCAACTCAAGGAAGCGGTAGAGTTTGCGGTCCAACAATATGGGGAACGGAAACTGGCGGAATTAGAAGCGGAAGATAAAGTGGCTGTTGCCTCGGAAAAAGCCCCCACCGAAGACCCTGCAATTCAAAAACTCCGGGATATCTATAACCGAATTCGTGAAGAATACGAAACGTTTACCAGCAGTGAACATCAAGAAGTGATTCAACTCGGGGGATTGCACGTCATCGGGACTGAACGGCACGAATCCCGCCGGATTGATAACCAATTACGGGGACGTGCTGGTCGTCAAGGTGACCCAGGTTCCACCAAATTCTTCCTCAGTTTACAAGATAACTTATTGCGGATTTTCGGCGGCCAGCGCGTCGAGTCCATGATGAATATGTTCCGGGTGGAAGAAGATATGCCGATCGAGTCTAAAATGCTGACTCGTTCCCTGGAAGGCGCACAGAAAAAAGTGGAAACCTACTACTACGACATCCGGAAACAGGTGTTTGAGTATGACGAGGTGATGAACAACCAACGGCGCGCCATCTATGCCGAACGTCGCCGAGTTTTAGAAGGATTAGACCTGAAAGAACAGGTGATTAAGTACGCAGAACAAACGATGGATGATATCGTGGAAGCCTACGTCAACCCCGATTTACCTTCGGAAGAATGGCAACTGGATCAAATGGTGGATAAGGTCAAAGAGTTTGTCTATCTGTTAGCGGATTTGGAACCGTCTCAATTGGAAGACTTATCCATTGACGAAATTAAAACCTTCCTCCAAGAACAAATCCGGATTGCTTACGATTTGAAAGAGGCGCAAGTCGATCGCATTCAACCGGGATTGATGCGCCAAGCGGAACGGTTCTTTATTCTGCAACAAATCGATACTCTATGGCGGGAACATTTGCAACAAATGGATGCCTTACGGGAATCCGTTGGGTTGCGGAGTTACGGTCAAAAAGATCCGTTGTTGGAGTATAAGAGTGAAGGGTATGAGTTGTTCCTGGACATGATGACAGCGATTCGTCGGAATGTGGTGTATTCGCTGTTCCAATTCCAGCCACAAATGCAACAAGCGCAAGCTGCTGTGGCAGAACGGTAA
- a CDS encoding diheme cytochrome C codes for MINMILRFIRTKIFRRQGVRSPFVLFLLLLFWSVIISWQLAEAIEPPRIPTVDPVPETLQLGQELYLNTCATCHIAPPPAIFPTETWRDIIQDTNHYGIQIPPLVDPGRLVIWNYLRIFSRLQTPDTAIPYRIADSNYFKALHPRVELPEPLTLRTCIQCHPGSEQYNFRSLTPEWENGE; via the coding sequence ATGATCAACATGATATTAAGGTTTATAAGAACAAAAATCTTCCGACGGCAGGGGGTGCGATCGCCCTTCGTCCTGTTTCTCTTGCTCCTATTTTGGAGTGTCATCATCTCCTGGCAACTTGCCGAGGCGATCGAGCCTCCCCGCATCCCCACCGTAGATCCCGTCCCCGAAACCTTGCAACTCGGACAAGAACTCTACCTCAATACCTGCGCCACTTGCCATATCGCCCCCCCTCCAGCCATCTTCCCCACCGAAACCTGGCGAGACATCATCCAAGACACCAACCACTACGGCATCCAAATCCCCCCCCTCGTCGATCCGGGTCGTCTAGTCATTTGGAATTACCTGAGAATCTTCTCCCGCCTCCAAACGCCCGACACAGCCATCCCGTATCGCATCGCCGACTCCAACTATTTCAAAGCCCTCCATCCGAGGGTCGAACTCCCCGAACCCCTCACCCTGAGAACCTGCATCCAATGCCATCCTGGGAGTGAGCAATACAATTTTCGCAGCCTAACCCCAGAGTGGGAGAATGGTGAGTGA
- a CDS encoding AAA family ATPase has product MRDRVEKLTHNLSQTIVGKTDAIRLVLVALFSGGHALLEDVPGVGKTLIAKSLARSIAGDFKRIQCTPDLLPTDITGTNIWNPNSGEFQFLPGPVFTNILLADEINRATPRTQSALLEVMEEQQVTVDGVARTVSHPFFVIATQNPIEYQGTFPLPEAQMDRFTLSFSIGYPSEAEELQMLERLEHKGSNFRDLQPCLELDEILELQRLCSQVRVDRSLQQYIVNLIRATRESEDITLGVSPRGALALQRATQALAFLEGRDYAVPDDVKFLTPHVLCHRLIPSGGRRAKTIVEQLLRSIPIP; this is encoded by the coding sequence ATGAGAGACCGTGTAGAAAAACTAACCCACAACCTCAGTCAAACCATTGTCGGCAAAACCGATGCCATTCGCCTCGTACTCGTGGCCCTCTTCAGCGGGGGCCATGCCTTGCTCGAAGATGTCCCCGGCGTCGGCAAAACCCTGATTGCCAAATCTCTGGCGCGTTCCATCGCTGGAGACTTTAAACGGATCCAATGTACCCCGGACCTCTTACCCACCGATATCACCGGGACTAATATCTGGAACCCCAATAGCGGCGAGTTTCAATTTCTCCCCGGTCCCGTCTTTACCAATATCCTTCTAGCTGATGAAATTAACCGGGCCACTCCCCGCACCCAGTCGGCCTTGTTAGAGGTGATGGAAGAACAACAAGTCACCGTCGATGGCGTTGCTAGGACTGTTTCCCATCCCTTTTTTGTGATTGCGACTCAGAACCCCATTGAGTATCAAGGGACCTTTCCCTTACCGGAAGCCCAAATGGACCGCTTTACCCTGTCCTTTTCCATCGGGTATCCTAGCGAAGCCGAAGAACTGCAAATGTTGGAACGTCTGGAACACAAAGGGTCCAACTTCCGGGATTTGCAACCCTGTCTAGAACTGGATGAAATCTTGGAACTGCAACGCCTTTGTTCTCAGGTGCGGGTCGATCGCTCCTTGCAGCAATATATCGTTAATTTAATCCGCGCTACCCGAGAGTCTGAGGATATTACCCTCGGCGTCAGTCCCCGGGGTGCCCTCGCCTTGCAACGCGCCACCCAAGCACTAGCTTTTCTGGAGGGTCGAGATTATGCTGTTCCTGATGATGTCAAATTTTTAACTCCTCATGTCCTCTGCCACCGCCTGATTCCTTCCGGGGGACGGCGTGCTAAAACCATTGTGGAGCAACTCTTGCGATCGATTCCCATTCCTTAA
- a CDS encoding bifunctional riboflavin kinase/FAD synthetase translates to MWITSSLTTALTPASVALGNFDGIHQGHRQVMQPILSPSLRRQPLSVPPLTGESYGENFPPNSKASLDDAEETSLEPYPTVVTFNPHPQEFFSGQRRSLLTPLSEKVKYLEEIGVQQLVLLPFDQDLANMTPEAFVEEILVRHLNAQQISVGQDFCFGRQRSGTVTELKAIAARYGVTVHLVPLQTANGDRISSSAIRQALLEGNLKQANSILGRPYSLIGEVVQGKQIGRTIGFPTANLQLPPEKFLPRHGVYAVRVYGASSLGEENGLMGALNIGTRPTVDAIATPTVEVHLLDWSGDLYGKTLTLHLEHFLRPQQKFDSLDQLKAQIQTDCDTARTLLSAQE, encoded by the coding sequence GTGTGGATTACCTCTTCTCTAACAACGGCTCTGACTCCCGCCTCTGTTGCCCTGGGAAATTTTGATGGCATTCATCAGGGACACAGACAGGTCATGCAGCCTATTTTAAGTCCGTCCTTGCGCCGTCAGCCGCTTTCTGTCCCTCCTCTGACGGGAGAAAGCTATGGGGAAAATTTCCCCCCCAATTCCAAGGCATCCCTGGATGATGCCGAAGAAACAAGTTTAGAACCCTACCCCACCGTCGTTACCTTTAATCCCCATCCCCAAGAATTTTTTTCTGGGCAACGGCGTAGTCTGTTAACCCCCCTGAGTGAAAAGGTTAAATATTTAGAAGAAATCGGGGTTCAACAGCTTGTTTTGCTGCCTTTTGACCAGGATTTAGCTAATATGACCCCAGAAGCCTTCGTGGAAGAAATTCTGGTCAGACATCTCAATGCTCAACAGATTAGTGTGGGGCAAGATTTTTGTTTTGGGCGGCAACGTTCAGGTACTGTGACTGAACTTAAGGCGATCGCCGCTCGTTACGGGGTCACGGTTCACCTGGTTCCCTTACAAACTGCTAATGGCGATCGGATTAGTAGTTCTGCCATTCGCCAAGCCCTCCTCGAAGGCAACCTCAAACAAGCCAACTCCATTCTGGGACGACCCTACAGCCTGATTGGAGAAGTGGTGCAAGGCAAGCAGATCGGCCGCACCATTGGATTTCCCACCGCCAACCTGCAACTTCCGCCAGAAAAATTTCTACCTCGCCACGGCGTCTATGCCGTGCGGGTTTATGGTGCATCCAGCCTCGGTGAAGAAAACGGGTTGATGGGTGCACTGAATATTGGGACTCGTCCCACTGTGGATGCGATCGCCACCCCCACCGTCGAAGTCCATTTATTAGATTGGTCAGGGGATTTATATGGGAAAACCTTGACATTGCACCTAGAGCACTTTTTGCGTCCCCAACAAAAATTTGACTCCCTAGACCAACTCAAAGCTCAAATCCAAACCGACTGCGACACCGCTAGAACCCTGTTAAGCGCCCAGGAGTAA
- a CDS encoding MBL fold metallo-hydrolase, whose protein sequence is MQEMQNQFTVHFWGVRGSIACPGSETVRYGGNTPCIEMRVGGERLIFDGGTGLRVLGLSLLSQMPVKASMFFTHSHWDHIQGFPFFVPAFIKNNRFRIHGAIAPNGATIEQRLNDQMLHPNFPVPLQIMGAQLEFNDIKIGEVVQIGEVKVENALLNHPGEAVGYRVSWRGYVAAYITDTEHFPDRLDENVLELARDADVMIYDATYTDDEYNSPTSSKVGWGHSTWQEAVKVAKAANVKRLVIFHHDPLHNDDFLDRIGEQAAQQFPNSLMAREGLSVQLITPGEEPAVPEPQQAKASV, encoded by the coding sequence ATGCAAGAGATGCAAAACCAATTCACAGTTCACTTCTGGGGCGTGCGAGGGAGCATAGCCTGTCCCGGGTCCGAAACCGTCCGGTACGGTGGTAATACACCCTGCATTGAGATGCGAGTGGGTGGTGAGCGCCTAATTTTTGATGGAGGGACGGGCTTAAGGGTTCTAGGACTGTCCCTGCTATCGCAGATGCCGGTTAAAGCTTCGATGTTTTTCACGCACTCCCACTGGGATCATATCCAGGGGTTTCCTTTTTTTGTACCGGCTTTTATTAAAAACAATCGCTTCCGCATTCATGGGGCGATCGCGCCGAATGGAGCCACCATTGAGCAACGCCTCAACGATCAAATGCTGCACCCGAATTTTCCGGTGCCGTTGCAGATTATGGGTGCTCAACTGGAATTTAACGATATCAAAATCGGCGAAGTCGTGCAAATTGGAGAGGTCAAGGTTGAAAATGCCCTCCTCAATCATCCTGGAGAGGCAGTCGGTTATCGGGTAAGCTGGCGCGGGTATGTAGCTGCGTACATTACGGATACTGAACATTTCCCCGATCGCCTCGATGAAAACGTCCTAGAGTTAGCTCGCGATGCCGATGTCATGATTTATGATGCGACCTATACCGATGACGAGTACAACTCCCCCACTTCCAGTAAAGTCGGATGGGGACATTCCACTTGGCAGGAAGCGGTCAAAGTTGCTAAAGCAGCCAATGTGAAACGATTAGTCATTTTCCATCATGACCCCCTGCATAATGATGATTTCCTAGACCGGATCGGAGAGCAAGCTGCTCAACAGTTTCCGAATTCCCTGATGGCAAGGGAGGGACTCTCAGTTCAGTTAATTACGCCGGGGGAGGAACCGGCGGTTCCTGAACCGCAACAGGCAAAAGCCTCGGTCTAA
- a CDS encoding chloride channel protein, with amino-acid sequence MTALPPPDRLRPGQAPPAPSKSALTSFLNRLQPTPETVVLLLAVFIGSSTGMGIVTFHYLIHLIHTVMLEDVMGVISPAGPWTLACIPALGGAVVGLMRWHRPDFGPGISALIAATQGLRELLPLRPVTKMVAASVSLGTGASLGPEGPSVEIGANFGMLLGEVLQVSRERQRLLLGAGAAAGLAAGFNAPIAGVFFALEVVLGTTFATSAVSVVLLAAVVAALIAQIGLGSQPAFTLPMYDVRSPLELPLYLGLGLLAAGVSIAFTETIQFARRCFRGEVALVRCLGRIPRPIHPAIGGVVVGLVALQWPQIMGIGYETVEAMLQDVEFSLPLLVTLLVVKLGITAFCQGSGLVGGVFAPAMFLGASLGSAYGKVLAANLPAVASHIAAPPAYAMVGMAAVLAGTAKAPLTAILLLFELTRDYRIVLPLMAAVGLAAWLVEGSKVRNDSELNPEQMGFNVAPDRPVEILEQMSVAAAMHESFLILKDTQSVLEAGLALTQGRSYSALVFDSTDRLMGIISLQDIERAIALGERPGSTRVESDSEAVPWIKQAIAEICTLEVLYAYPDELLSEALDRMAARGLRQLPVVDPDDPHRVLGLLDREGIALACNVAAVSEALAPYVLLPNAAPSLELSEGDRAA; translated from the coding sequence ATGACAGCCCTGCCTCCCCCTGATCGGTTACGTCCTGGGCAAGCCCCTCCTGCCCCTTCCAAGTCCGCCCTCACGAGTTTTCTAAACCGATTGCAGCCCACCCCAGAAACGGTTGTGCTTCTGTTAGCCGTCTTCATTGGCAGTAGTACCGGGATGGGAATCGTCACCTTTCACTACCTCATTCACCTGATCCATACCGTGATGCTGGAGGATGTCATGGGTGTCATTTCCCCGGCGGGACCTTGGACCCTGGCTTGTATTCCGGCCCTAGGAGGAGCAGTAGTGGGGTTGATGCGCTGGCATCGGCCCGATTTTGGTCCAGGCATTTCGGCGTTAATTGCAGCAACTCAGGGCCTGCGGGAACTGCTACCCCTGAGACCTGTTACAAAAATGGTGGCGGCGTCGGTTTCTTTGGGAACCGGGGCCTCTTTAGGGCCGGAAGGTCCCAGTGTGGAAATTGGGGCGAATTTTGGGATGCTGTTAGGGGAAGTGCTGCAAGTGTCGCGAGAACGTCAGCGCTTACTCTTGGGTGCCGGTGCCGCAGCAGGATTGGCAGCGGGATTTAATGCCCCGATCGCCGGGGTGTTTTTTGCCTTGGAGGTGGTTCTGGGGACGACGTTTGCAACATCAGCAGTGAGTGTGGTGTTGCTGGCGGCAGTGGTGGCGGCGTTAATTGCTCAAATTGGCTTGGGTTCTCAACCAGCTTTTACTCTGCCGATGTATGACGTGCGTTCTCCCTTGGAACTCCCCCTGTATTTAGGCTTGGGTTTATTAGCCGCAGGAGTCTCGATCGCCTTTACCGAGACCATTCAATTCGCCCGTCGCTGCTTTCGGGGAGAGGTGGCGCTAGTGAGATGCCTGGGTCGAATTCCTCGCCCGATTCATCCGGCGATCGGTGGCGTTGTGGTGGGGTTGGTGGCGCTGCAATGGCCCCAAATTATGGGAATTGGCTATGAAACCGTGGAGGCAATGCTTCAGGATGTGGAGTTTTCCCTGCCGTTGTTAGTTACCCTGCTAGTGGTCAAGTTGGGGATAACAGCGTTCTGTCAAGGGAGTGGTTTGGTGGGGGGGGTATTTGCTCCTGCCATGTTTTTGGGCGCTTCCTTGGGTTCAGCCTATGGGAAAGTTTTAGCCGCCAATTTACCGGCAGTCGCCTCTCATATAGCCGCCCCTCCTGCATACGCAATGGTGGGAATGGCTGCGGTATTGGCAGGAACGGCTAAAGCACCCCTGACGGCTATTTTATTGCTGTTTGAACTCACAAGGGATTATCGGATTGTCCTGCCTTTGATGGCAGCAGTCGGTTTGGCCGCTTGGTTAGTGGAAGGGTCCAAAGTTCGCAATGATTCGGAGTTGAATCCGGAACAGATGGGGTTTAATGTTGCGCCCGATCGCCCTGTGGAGATTTTAGAACAAATGTCCGTGGCAGCGGCAATGCATGAGTCTTTTCTAATCTTGAAGGATACTCAGTCAGTGTTGGAGGCGGGGTTAGCTTTGACTCAAGGGAGGTCTTACAGTGCTTTGGTGTTTGACTCCACCGATCGCCTGATGGGAATTATTAGCTTACAGGATATTGAGCGGGCGATCGCCTTGGGAGAACGACCGGGAAGTACCCGGGTAGAATCGGACTCCGAGGCAGTCCCTTGGATTAAACAAGCGATCGCTGAGATTTGTACCCTAGAAGTTTTGTATGCCTATCCCGATGAGTTACTTAGTGAAGCGTTAGACCGCATGGCGGCCCGAGGATTGCGGCAATTACCTGTAGTAGACCCGGATGATCCGCATCGGGTTTTAGGGTTGCTCGATCGCGAGGGGATTGCTTTAGCTTGCAATGTTGCTGCGGTTTCTGAAGCGTTGGCACCTTATGTACTATTGCCCAATGCGGCACCCTCTCTGGAGTTGTCCGAAGGCGATCGGGCAGCTTAG
- a CDS encoding AbrB family transcriptional regulator — protein sequence MSKKKKMEPLVGEDLLQKVKDLENLSKEEKARECGYYTVTKNGVERVNMMKFLNALIDAEGIELDGKQNGQGRGGRSASYRISVQSNGNLLIGSAYTKQMDLNPGDEFEISLGRKHIHLRQIDKDSDDE from the coding sequence ATGAGTAAAAAGAAAAAGATGGAACCCCTAGTTGGTGAAGATCTTCTCCAGAAAGTCAAAGATCTAGAGAACCTCAGCAAAGAAGAAAAAGCCAGAGAGTGCGGCTACTACACCGTTACAAAAAATGGGGTAGAGCGCGTCAATATGATGAAATTCCTCAATGCCCTGATTGATGCTGAGGGTATTGAACTCGATGGCAAGCAAAATGGTCAAGGTCGTGGTGGACGGAGTGCCAGTTATCGGATTAGCGTCCAATCAAATGGCAACTTACTGATCGGATCGGCTTACACCAAGCAAATGGATCTGAATCCGGGAGATGAATTTGAAATTTCCCTAGGACGCAAACACATTCACCTGCGCCAAATCGATAAAGATTCTGACGACGAATGA